A genomic stretch from Kogia breviceps isolate mKogBre1 chromosome 1, mKogBre1 haplotype 1, whole genome shotgun sequence includes:
- the HAO2 gene encoding 2-Hydroxyacid oxidase 2 isoform X1 — translation MPLVCLTDFEAHAREQLSKSTWDFIEGGADDCLTRDDNITAFKKIRLRPRYLKDVSKVDMRTTIQGEEISTPICIAPTGFHCLAWPDGEMSTARAAQAAGICYITSTYASCSLEDIVAAAPGGLRWFQLYVHPNRQLNKQLIQKVESLGFKALVITVDVPKVGNRRHNITNQVNLMKNLLLKDLGSPEKGNLMPYLQMSPIDSSICWDDLSWFQSMTRLPIILKGILTKEDAELAVKHNVHGIIVSNHGGRQLDEVPASIDALTEVVAAVKGKIEVYLDGGIRTGNDVLKALALGAKCVFLGRPILWGLAYKGEHGVEEVLNILKNEFHTSMTLTGCRSVAEISRDLIQFSRL, via the exons ATGCCCTTGGTGTGTTTGACAGACTTTGAGGCCCATGCACGGGAGCAGCTGTCTAAGTCAACTTGGGATTTTATTGAAGGAGGAGCTGATGACTGCCTCACGCGTGATGACAACATCACAGCATTTAAAAA AATCCGCCTCCGTCCCCGGTACCTGAAAGATGTGTCAAAGGTGGACATGCGGACCACAATCCAAGGGGAGGAGATCAGCACCCCCATTTGCATCGCACCCACGGGTTTCCACTGCCTTGCCTGGCCCGATGGAGAAATGAGCACAGCCAGAG CTGCGCAAGCAGCCGGTATCTGCTACATCACCAGCACGTATGCCAGCTGTAGCCTTGAAGACATTGTTGCCGCTGCCCCCGGGGGCCTGCGATGGTTCCAACTGTATGTGCACCCAAACAGGCAGCTAAACAAACAGCTGATCCAAAAGGTAGAATCCCTGGGTTTCAAAGCTCTGGTAATCACTGTGGATGTACCCAAAGTTGGCAACAGACGACACAACATTACAAACCAAGTGAACTTGATGAAGAACTTACTGCTAAAAGATCTCGGATCACCTGAGAAG GGAAACTTAATGCCTTATCTCCAGATGTCCCCCATTGACTCTTCCATCTGCTGGGATGATCTCTCCTGGTTTCAGAGCATGACTCGATTGCCCATCATCCTTAAGGGGATCTTGACAAAAGAGGATGCAGAGTTAGCTGTGAAGCACAATGTCCATGGCATCATTGTTTCCAACCATGGTGGGAGGCAGCTTGATGAGGTTCCTGCTTCT ATCGATGCCTTGACAGAAGTGGTGGCTGCTGTGAAAGGGAAAATTGAAGTGTACCTGGATGGTGGCATCCGAACCGGCAATGATGTGCTGAAAGCTCTGGCCCTCGGGGCTAAATGCGTTTTTCTGGGGAGACCCATCCTATGGGGTCTTGCCTACAAG GGTGAACATGGTGTTGAGGaagttttgaacattttaaaaaatgaattccacACTTCCATGACCCTGACAG GCTGCCGGTCGGTTGCCGAGATCAGTCGGGACCTGATCCAGTTCTCCAGGTTGTAG
- the HAO2 gene encoding 2-Hydroxyacid oxidase 2 isoform X3 codes for MPLVCLTDFEAHAREQLSKSTWDFIEGGADDCLTRDDNITAFKKIRLRPRYLKDVSKVDMRTTIQGEEISTPICIAPTGFHCLAWPDGEMSTARAAQAAGICYITSTYASCSLEDIVAAAPGGLRWFQLYVHPNRQLNKQLIQKVESLGFKALVITVDVPKVGNRRHNITNQVNLMKNLLLKDLGSPEKIDALTEVVAAVKGKIEVYLDGGIRTGNDVLKALALGAKCVFLGRPILWGLAYKGEHGVEEVLNILKNEFHTSMTLTGCRSVAEISRDLIQFSRL; via the exons ATGCCCTTGGTGTGTTTGACAGACTTTGAGGCCCATGCACGGGAGCAGCTGTCTAAGTCAACTTGGGATTTTATTGAAGGAGGAGCTGATGACTGCCTCACGCGTGATGACAACATCACAGCATTTAAAAA AATCCGCCTCCGTCCCCGGTACCTGAAAGATGTGTCAAAGGTGGACATGCGGACCACAATCCAAGGGGAGGAGATCAGCACCCCCATTTGCATCGCACCCACGGGTTTCCACTGCCTTGCCTGGCCCGATGGAGAAATGAGCACAGCCAGAG CTGCGCAAGCAGCCGGTATCTGCTACATCACCAGCACGTATGCCAGCTGTAGCCTTGAAGACATTGTTGCCGCTGCCCCCGGGGGCCTGCGATGGTTCCAACTGTATGTGCACCCAAACAGGCAGCTAAACAAACAGCTGATCCAAAAGGTAGAATCCCTGGGTTTCAAAGCTCTGGTAATCACTGTGGATGTACCCAAAGTTGGCAACAGACGACACAACATTACAAACCAAGTGAACTTGATGAAGAACTTACTGCTAAAAGATCTCGGATCACCTGAGAAG ATCGATGCCTTGACAGAAGTGGTGGCTGCTGTGAAAGGGAAAATTGAAGTGTACCTGGATGGTGGCATCCGAACCGGCAATGATGTGCTGAAAGCTCTGGCCCTCGGGGCTAAATGCGTTTTTCTGGGGAGACCCATCCTATGGGGTCTTGCCTACAAG GGTGAACATGGTGTTGAGGaagttttgaacattttaaaaaatgaattccacACTTCCATGACCCTGACAG GCTGCCGGTCGGTTGCCGAGATCAGTCGGGACCTGATCCAGTTCTCCAGGTTGTAG